One part of the Thiothrix nivea DSM 5205 genome encodes these proteins:
- a CDS encoding monovalent cation/H+ antiporter subunit D, giving the protein MMHLPILPILLPLLAGILLLLLRPLGLQVQRVVGFALAFALLLLAVWLFDVALAGSRQVYALGNWPAPFGITLVFDQLAALMLLVTAVLAVGALWYAIVTETDAQGSHFHVLFQMQLFGLNGAFLTGDAFNLFVFFEVLLLASYSLLLHGGGKNRTVAGLHYVVVNLVGSTVFLFALGALYGALGTLNIADMAAKVAALPAEREGLVMAAGLLLLLVFGLKAAMFPLYLWLPVAYARTSAPVAALFAIMTKVGVYAIIRVHGTVFGADAGSLAYFHAPWLLGLGLTTLVLAALGVLAAFRLRFQVAYLVLASVAMLLIAVGLHSEAGLAAALYYLVHSTLLAGGLFLLADVIVRGRGAYADRFDPGMRLPHHRLLGGLFMFAAVAALGLPPLSGFFGKLWILQAALGHPWRWVVLVTVLLSSALLLIALARSGSVLFYKVKDRPDAADPVLPAQIPAFGPSLVAVLWLLAAIPLLVVLAQPVAGVMQQVAAQTLDASGYRAAVFDPAAGGK; this is encoded by the coding sequence ATGATGCATTTGCCAATCCTTCCGATTCTGTTGCCGCTGTTGGCCGGGATTCTGTTGTTGTTATTACGCCCGCTGGGTTTGCAGGTACAGCGCGTGGTGGGTTTTGCGCTGGCGTTTGCCTTGCTGTTGCTGGCGGTGTGGCTGTTTGATGTTGCGCTGGCGGGATCCCGGCAGGTGTACGCGCTGGGGAATTGGCCCGCGCCGTTTGGGATCACTCTGGTGTTTGACCAACTCGCGGCCTTGATGCTGCTGGTGACGGCAGTACTGGCGGTAGGTGCATTGTGGTATGCGATTGTCACGGAAACCGATGCGCAGGGCAGCCATTTCCATGTGTTGTTCCAGATGCAGTTGTTTGGCCTGAATGGGGCATTCCTGACCGGGGATGCGTTTAACCTGTTTGTATTCTTTGAGGTGTTGTTGTTGGCTTCCTACAGCTTGTTGCTGCACGGTGGCGGCAAGAACCGTACTGTGGCGGGGCTGCATTATGTGGTGGTGAATCTGGTGGGTTCGACCGTATTCCTGTTTGCGTTGGGTGCGTTATATGGTGCGTTGGGGACACTGAATATCGCCGATATGGCGGCAAAAGTCGCAGCATTGCCTGCGGAGCGGGAAGGGTTGGTGATGGCGGCAGGCTTGTTGCTGTTGCTGGTATTCGGGCTGAAGGCGGCGATGTTCCCGCTGTATTTGTGGTTGCCAGTGGCATATGCACGGACATCAGCACCCGTGGCGGCCTTGTTTGCGATCATGACTAAGGTTGGGGTGTACGCGATTATCCGGGTGCATGGTACGGTGTTTGGGGCGGATGCGGGCAGTCTGGCGTATTTCCATGCACCGTGGTTGCTGGGGTTGGGGTTGACCACCTTGGTGCTGGCGGCGCTGGGGGTGCTGGCGGCGTTCCGCTTGCGTTTTCAGGTGGCTTATCTGGTACTGGCTTCGGTGGCCATGCTGCTGATTGCGGTGGGGCTGCATTCTGAAGCGGGGCTGGCGGCGGCTTTGTATTACTTGGTGCATTCCACCTTGTTGGCGGGTGGCTTGTTCCTGTTGGCGGATGTGATTGTGCGGGGGCGCGGGGCGTATGCCGACCGTTTTGACCCCGGTATGCGCTTGCCACACCATCGTTTGCTGGGTGGCTTGTTTATGTTTGCAGCGGTGGCAGCCTTGGGTTTGCCGCCATTGTCGGGGTTTTTCGGTAAGTTGTGGATTTTGCAGGCAGCATTGGGGCATCCGTGGCGTTGGGTGGTATTGGTAACTGTATTGCTGAGTAGTGCCTTGTTGTTGATTGCTTTGGCGCGTAGTGGTTCAGTGCTGTTTTACAAGGTAAAAGATCGCCCGGATGCGGCTGACCCGGTATTGCCAGCGCAGATTCCGGCATTTGGGCCAAGCTTGGTAGCCGTGTTGTGGTTGTTGGCGGCTATCCCTTTGCTGGTGGTATTGGCGCAGCCGGTTGCCGGGGTGATGCAACAGGTGGCAGCGCAAACGCTGGATGCGTCGGGGTATCG
- a CDS encoding Na+/H+ antiporter subunit C gives MELLIALSIGVMVACGVYLVLRASTFPVVMGLTLLSYATNLFLFAMGRLAVGVPAIVRPDAPGYADPLPQALVLTAIVIAFGMTAFSIVLALKARGETGSDHVDGKEPEIGGKLP, from the coding sequence ATGGAACTGCTGATTGCCTTGAGTATTGGCGTCATGGTGGCGTGCGGGGTGTATCTGGTGCTGCGTGCCAGTACCTTTCCGGTGGTGATGGGGCTGACCTTGTTGTCGTATGCGACCAACCTGTTCCTGTTTGCGATGGGGCGGCTGGCGGTTGGCGTGCCTGCGATTGTGCGCCCGGATGCGCCGGGCTATGCTGACCCGTTGCCACAAGCCCTGGTGCTGACGGCGATTGTGATTGCCTTTGGCATGACCGCGTTCAGCATTGTGCTGGCGTTGAAGGCGCGCGGGGAAACAGGCAGTGATCATGTGGATGGAAAAGAGCCGGAGATAGGGGGGAAGCTCCCATGA
- a CDS encoding monovalent cation/H+ antiporter subunit A: MVTSFDLLLAVLLPFVGALLAAAFSTRHRVAAAWVAGLVTLGSLLVLMPALQRVFAGETLIQSWSWMPAIGLDFAFRLDGLGALFALMILVIGLLVILYARYYLSAKDSMGRFFAYMLVFMGSMLGVVLSENLLQLMVFWEMTSLSSFLLISYWQHREDARQGARMALAITGGGGLALLAGILLLGQMAGSYNLSDILLAGEQIRAHALYLPTLVLIALGVFTKSAQFPFHFWLPNAMAAPTPVSAYLHSATMVKAGIFLLARFFPVLSGTPEWSWLIGTVGMLTLLVGAFVALFQHDLKGLLAYSTISHLGLITLLFGLGTELAAVAALFHIINHATFKASLFMVAGIIDHEAGTRDMRRVNGLLKYLPHTAVLAMIAAAAMAGVPLLNGFLSKEMFFDQAVVASSTSWWALAIPVLATLAGVFSVAYSLRFIHDVFFNGEPVDLPKTPHEPPLFMRIPVDVLVVLCLAVGMLPMFTVAPLLAVAVQGTLQSGPPEYSLAIWHGFNEPLLMSFIALMGGVAVYAVRQPLFAWYEARVRGQWLRHWYDWGIDRLYRLARTVVRGLDRNSLQDKLFWVLGFTLLMGGAGFLSSAAPLLGGRALLPLDAVSLVVGATLILASLLSVVLHRERLIALVVLGAVGLVVSLAFVKFSAPDLALTQLSVEIVTIVLLMLALYFLPQYTRRTSVTWRKWRDGVLAGLLGLGAAVLALAVMTRDTATLADYFVTQSVPGGGGKNVVNVILVDFRGFDTLGEIAVLALAGLGIFALLQQIRLYAPATDSGGRPWALEANPFILQTFSRILFPLMLMVAVFVFLRGHNLPGGGFIAGLIAALAIVLQNLANGIGWTAQRIRSDMHSWLAAGLLVAAGTGLVAVALGYPFLTSAFAHLHWPVVGEFEVASAMFFDTGVFLVVVGATVMILVELGKLNRLDAPAPAPTGGV; the protein is encoded by the coding sequence ATGGTAACAAGTTTTGATTTGCTGTTGGCAGTCCTTTTGCCTTTTGTAGGGGCATTGCTGGCGGCGGCTTTCAGTACACGGCACAGGGTGGCTGCGGCATGGGTGGCGGGGCTGGTGACACTGGGTTCGCTGCTGGTGTTGATGCCAGCGTTGCAGCGCGTGTTTGCCGGGGAAACCCTCATCCAGTCCTGGTCGTGGATGCCTGCCATCGGGCTGGATTTCGCCTTCCGGCTGGATGGTCTGGGGGCGTTGTTTGCGCTGATGATCCTGGTCATTGGTCTGCTGGTCATCCTCTACGCACGTTATTACCTGTCGGCCAAAGATTCGATGGGGCGGTTTTTTGCCTACATGTTGGTCTTCATGGGGTCGATGCTAGGGGTGGTGCTGTCGGAAAACCTGTTGCAATTGATGGTGTTCTGGGAAATGACTTCGCTCAGTTCCTTCCTGCTGATCAGTTACTGGCAACACCGGGAAGATGCGCGGCAAGGGGCGCGCATGGCATTGGCCATTACCGGCGGTGGCGGGCTGGCATTACTGGCGGGCATTTTGCTGTTGGGGCAGATGGCGGGCAGTTACAACCTGTCTGATATATTGCTGGCGGGTGAGCAAATCCGCGCCCATGCACTGTATTTGCCGACCCTGGTGTTGATTGCGCTTGGGGTGTTTACCAAGTCGGCGCAGTTCCCGTTCCATTTCTGGCTGCCGAATGCGATGGCTGCCCCCACCCCGGTGTCGGCGTATTTGCATTCGGCAACGATGGTGAAAGCGGGGATTTTCCTGTTGGCGCGCTTTTTTCCGGTACTGTCCGGGACACCGGAATGGTCATGGCTGATTGGTACGGTGGGGATGCTGACCTTGCTGGTGGGGGCGTTCGTCGCCTTGTTCCAGCATGACTTGAAAGGCTTGCTGGCGTATTCGACCATCAGCCATCTGGGCTTGATCACCTTGCTGTTCGGGCTGGGGACGGAACTGGCGGCGGTGGCGGCCTTGTTCCACATTATCAACCATGCCACCTTCAAGGCGTCGCTGTTCATGGTGGCGGGGATCATTGACCATGAAGCCGGTACGCGGGATATGCGCCGGGTAAATGGTTTGTTGAAATACCTGCCGCATACGGCGGTGCTGGCTATGATTGCGGCGGCGGCTATGGCGGGTGTGCCGTTGCTGAATGGTTTTTTAAGCAAGGAAATGTTCTTTGATCAGGCGGTTGTGGCATCCAGTACTTCGTGGTGGGCATTGGCCATTCCGGTATTGGCAACCTTGGCCGGGGTATTTTCGGTGGCGTATTCGCTGCGTTTCATCCATGACGTGTTTTTCAATGGTGAGCCGGTTGATTTGCCGAAAACGCCGCATGAGCCGCCGTTGTTTATGCGGATTCCGGTGGATGTGCTGGTGGTTTTGTGTTTGGCGGTGGGGATGTTGCCGATGTTTACGGTGGCTCCCTTGCTGGCAGTGGCGGTGCAGGGGACGTTGCAAAGTGGCCCCCCCGAATACAGCCTGGCGATTTGGCATGGGTTTAATGAACCCTTGCTGATGAGTTTTATCGCGCTGATGGGCGGGGTTGCTGTGTATGCGGTGCGTCAGCCGCTGTTTGCGTGGTATGAAGCGCGGGTCAGGGGGCAGTGGTTGCGGCATTGGTATGACTGGGGCATCGACAGGTTGTATAGGTTGGCGCGCACTGTCGTGCGGGGGCTGGATCGTAATTCCTTGCAGGACAAACTGTTTTGGGTGTTGGGTTTCACCTTGCTGATGGGGGGGGCTGGGTTCCTGTCCAGTGCTGCGCCATTGCTGGGTGGGCGGGCATTGTTGCCGCTGGATGCGGTGAGTCTCGTGGTCGGGGCAACCTTGATCCTTGCCAGCCTGTTGAGCGTGGTATTGCATCGGGAACGCCTGATTGCGCTGGTGGTATTGGGCGCGGTGGGGCTAGTGGTGTCACTGGCATTCGTGAAGTTTTCCGCGCCAGATTTGGCATTGACGCAATTGTCGGTGGAAATTGTCACGATTGTGTTGCTGATGCTGGCCTTGTATTTCCTGCCGCAATATACCCGGCGGACGAGCGTGACGTGGCGCAAGTGGCGTGATGGGGTACTGGCGGGTTTGCTGGGTTTGGGGGCTGCGGTGCTGGCATTGGCAGTGATGACCCGTGATACCGCGACTTTGGCGGATTACTTCGTGACGCAAAGCGTGCCGGGCGGTGGCGGCAAGAATGTGGTCAATGTGATTTTGGTGGATTTCCGGGGCTTTGATACCCTGGGGGAAATCGCTGTGCTGGCGCTGGCGGGGCTGGGGATTTTTGCCTTGTTGCAGCAGATCCGCTTGTATGCGCCTGCTACGGATAGCGGTGGGCGGCCATGGGCTTTGGAGGCGAACCCCTTCATCCTGCAAACCTTTAGCCGTATTTTGTTTCCGCTGATGTTGATGGTGGCGGTATTTGTGTTCCTGCGTGGACATAACCTGCCGGGTGGTGGGTTTATCGCCGGGTTGATTGCGGCCCTGGCGATTGTGTTGCAGAACCTAGCCAACGGCATTGGCTGGACGGCGCAACGGATTCGTAGCGATATGCATTCGTGGCTGGCGGCGGGTTTGCTGGTGGCGGCAGGCACGGGGCTGGTGGCGGTGGCATTGGGCTACCCGTTCCTCACCTCGGCGTTTGCGCATCTGCATTGGCCGGTCGTGGGTGAGTTTGAAGTGGCCAGCGCAATGTTCTTTGATACCGGGGTATTTCTGGTGGTGGTCGGGGCAACCGTGATGATTCTGGTGGAACTGGGCAAGCTGAACCGGCTGGATGCGCCTGCCCCTGCACCAACGGGAGGTGTGTAA
- the glp gene encoding gephyrin-like molybdotransferase Glp encodes MSMISVEQAQAHILAAITALPQHETVTLWQAQGRILAQTVTAPFDVPPHRNSGMDGYALRHADISNGQSLRVIGSSFAGRPFTGTAQAGECVRIMTGAVVPDGTDTVVMQEYVQRDGDAIQVDKAPETGENVRHPGEDMRTGDTVLAAGHKLNAADLGLLASLSLGEVEVLRRPRVAFCSTGDELKSIGEPLQPGDIYDSNRYTLHGLLSKLDVEIIDLGVVRDTPEAVEHAFQQAMQQADVFITSGGVSVGEADFVTATLQRLGKVDFWKVAAKPGKPLAFGTLGNTVFFGLPGNPVSVMATFLLFVRPAILTLRGETVPLVPEYSAICETGLKKTPGRKDYQRGICERDANGQWRVRSTGGQGSHILRSMSQANCFIVLPLEWGDVEAGTTVSIIPFDGLL; translated from the coding sequence ATGAGCATGATTAGCGTTGAACAAGCGCAAGCCCACATCCTGGCGGCAATCACCGCCCTACCTCAGCATGAAACCGTCACCTTGTGGCAAGCGCAGGGGCGCATTCTTGCACAAACGGTCACTGCCCCATTCGACGTTCCCCCGCACCGCAACTCGGGGATGGATGGCTATGCGCTGCGCCACGCCGACATCAGCAATGGGCAATCCCTACGGGTCATCGGCAGCTCATTTGCAGGCCGTCCTTTCACCGGAACAGCCCAGGCAGGGGAGTGCGTGCGCATCATGACCGGCGCAGTCGTGCCCGATGGCACAGACACAGTGGTGATGCAGGAATATGTGCAGCGCGACGGCGATGCCATCCAGGTAGATAAAGCCCCCGAAACGGGTGAAAACGTGCGCCATCCCGGCGAAGACATGCGCACTGGCGACACGGTGCTGGCGGCGGGGCATAAGCTCAATGCAGCTGATCTGGGCTTGCTCGCCTCGTTAAGCCTTGGTGAAGTTGAGGTTTTACGCCGCCCACGGGTTGCCTTCTGCTCCACTGGCGATGAACTCAAAAGTATTGGCGAACCCCTGCAACCCGGTGACATTTACGACAGCAACCGTTACACCCTTCATGGTTTGCTCAGCAAACTGGATGTGGAAATCATCGACCTCGGCGTGGTGCGCGATACCCCGGAAGCGGTGGAACATGCTTTCCAGCAAGCCATGCAGCAAGCCGATGTATTCATCACCAGCGGCGGGGTTTCAGTGGGTGAAGCCGATTTCGTCACGGCCACCCTCCAGCGCCTGGGGAAAGTGGATTTCTGGAAAGTTGCCGCCAAACCGGGCAAGCCACTGGCTTTCGGCACGCTCGGCAACACGGTTTTCTTTGGCCTGCCGGGGAACCCGGTGTCGGTGATGGCGACTTTCCTGCTGTTTGTGCGCCCTGCCATTCTCACCCTGCGTGGCGAAACCGTGCCGCTGGTGCCGGAATACAGCGCCATCTGCGAAACCGGCCTGAAGAAAACACCGGGGCGCAAGGATTACCAGCGTGGTATTTGCGAACGCGATGCCAACGGCCAGTGGCGGGTGCGCAGTACCGGCGGGCAAGGTTCGCACATTTTGCGCTCCATGAGCCAGGCCAATTGCTTTATCGTTTTGCCGCTGGAATGGGGAGACGTGGAGGCGGGAACAACCGTGAGCATCATCCCATTTGACGGGCTGCTATAA